AGGCCGTCTCGATGCCCTTGGAATCACCAGCATTTGGGACCGGGCAGTCAAGGCGATTAACTCTGCATCGTTCACGGCCCTTGAGACCGACATGTCTGGCGTCTCCTATCTTGATGGAGCCGGAGTCGCCCTGTTGCTCAAAATCAAGGAACTCGCAGCCCAGAAAGAGGCCCCTCTCACCTTGAACAACCTCCGGGATGAAGATCGCAAGCTTATCGGTTTGACCTGGGACAGCTCACTGCCTGCATGGGAGTCAACTAAACGAGATCGACGCGGACTTGCATCAGCTGTGGGCGAAGCCGCCGGAGAATTGTGGTTCGGAATCCGAGAACTGATCGCATTTGTAGGAGAATCAACGGCACTACTCACTGAAGCGGCCCTGCATCCGCGTCAGGTTCGCTGGAAGAACGTCTTGCTCTCCTGCGTCAACGTTGGTGTTGAATCCCTGTTCATCATCACCCTCATCGGTTTTCTCATGGGGCTGATAATGTCATTTCAATCCGCCATCAGCCTGCAACGATTCGGCGGCGAAATTTTCGTCCCCAACATGCTTGGTCTGGTCATGTTCCGCGAGATGGGGCCACTGGTCACGTCCATCCTGTTGGCCGCACGATCAGGCTCGGCCTTTG
The genomic region above belongs to uncultured Pseudodesulfovibrio sp. and contains:
- a CDS encoding ABC transporter permease, whose amino-acid sequence is MKNQLPTTQYSDATVSVSDRNGTLVMTLAGRLDALGITSIWDRAVKAINSASFTALETDMSGVSYLDGAGVALLLKIKELAAQKEAPLTLNNLRDEDRKLIGLTWDSSLPAWESTKRDRRGLASAVGEAAGELWFGIRELIAFVGESTALLTEAALHPRQVRWKNVLLSCVNVGVESLFIITLIGFLMGLIMSFQSAISLQRFGGEIFVPNMLGLVMFREMGPLVTSILLAARSGSAFAAEIGTMKINEELDALTTMGLSPMRFLVVPKIIATMIVVPLMIMFFNLASLVGGAVVMLSMGYPLVTFTSRVFSYLDYGDFWSGMGKGLVFSFLVAGVGCLRGIQTRSGASAVGLSTTSAVVSGIILIAFADGIFAMAFYYLGI